A region from the Coffea eugenioides isolate CCC68of chromosome 9, Ceug_1.0, whole genome shotgun sequence genome encodes:
- the LOC113783600 gene encoding 60S ribosomal protein L4-1-like has translation MASAAALPVVTVIPLENEMEADANSLPLPDVMKAPIRPDILQDVHRDISKNSRQPYAVSRSAGHQTSAESWGTGRAVSRIPRVPGGGTHRAGQGAYGNMCRGGRMFAPTKIWRRWHRKVPVNKKRYAVVSAIAASAVPSLVMARGHRIESVPQIPCVISDSAEAVEKTSNAISLLKKIGAYPDAEKAKDSQGIRPGKGKMRNRRYISRKGPLVVYGTEGAKLVKAFRNIPGVEVAHVDRLNLLKLAPGGHVGRFIVWTKSAFEKLDGIYGSFDKPSLKKKGYVLPRAKMVNGDLARIINSDEVQSVVRPIKKVVKRAPMKKNPLKNLNCLLKLNPYAKTARRMALLAEKQRVEAKREKLAKKRSPMPKEETSAVKAAGKSWYKTMISDSDYTEFENFSKWLGVSQ, from the exons ATGGCTTCCGCCGCCGCTCTCCCGGTAGTTACCGTTATCCCTCTTGAGAATGAAATGGAGGCCGACGCCAACTCCCTCCCTCTGCCTGACGTCATGAAAGCCCCAATCCGCCCCGACATCCTCCAAGACGTTCATCGCGACATTTCCAAGAACTCCCGCCAACCCTACGCCGTCTCTAGGTCCGCCGGCCACCAGACCTCCGCCGAGTCCTGGGGTACTGGTCGCGCTGTTTCCCGTATCCCTCGTGTTCCTGGCGGCGGCACTCACCGTGCTGGCCAGGGTGCCTATGGCAACATGTGCCGCGGCGGCCGCATGTTCGCTCCGACTAAGATCTGGCGTCGTTGGCACCGCAAGGTCCCAGTCAACAAGAAACGATATGCCGTGGTTTCTGCCATCGCCGCCTCTGCTGTGCCTTCCCTTGTCATGGCCCGCGGTCACCGCATCGAATCTGTCCCGCAAATCCCCTGTGTGATCTCCGATTCTGCTGAGGCCGTGGAGAAAACCTCCAATGCTATCAGTCTTCTCAAGAAAATTGGGGCTTACCCTGATGCTGAGAAGGCTAAGGACAGCCAGGGCATCCGCCCAGGAAAGGGCAAGATGCGTAACCGCCGCTACATCTCCAGGAAAGGTCCTCTGGTTGTGTACGGTACTGAGGGGGCCAAGCTCGTGAAGGCCTTCCGCAACATTCCTGGAGTCGAGGTGGCCCACGTGGACCGTTTGAATTTGTTGAAACTTGCTCCGGGAGGTCACGTTGGGAGGTTTATTGTTTGGACGAAATCAGCATTTGAGAAATTGGATGGGATTTACGGGTCATTTGATAAGCCTTCCCTGAAGAAGAAGGGGTATGTTTTGCCCAGGGCTAAGATGGTGAATGGTGATTTGGCCAGAATTATCAACTCTGACGAGGTGCAATCTGTGGTGAGGCCAATCAAGAAGGTGGTGAAGAGGGCACCAATGAAGAAGAACCCTCTTAAGAATTTGAATTGTTTGCTCAAGCTCAATCCTTATGCCAAGACTGCTAGGAGGATGGCTCTCTTGGCTGAGAAACAGCGTGTTGAGGCTAAGAGGGAGAAGCTGGCCAAGAAGAGGAGTCCAATGCCAAAG GAGGAGACGTCTGCTGTAAAAGCTGCTGGAAAGTCATGGTACAAAACAATGATCTCAGATAGTGATTACACCGAGTTTGAGAACTTCTCAAAGTGGTTGGGCGTTTCACAGTAA
- the LOC113783094 gene encoding purine permease 21-like, with the protein MEDAAQEKQTHVTIQGAQQSISPDSVGEAIGNQQSSVPLLHRNKRWLLMALFSVLVLFGQSAATLLGRLYYEKGGNSKWLSAFIQGAGFPILLPFLYNTKDRKNNSSEQTKTPSPLVLGSIYMVLGTLLAAVGMLFSVGLLYLPVSTFSLISATQLGFNALFSFFLNSQKFTPLIVNSLVLLTTSSALLVLQNDDSSGSSKSSKGKYAIGFICTLLAAALFSSILSLSQLAINKILKRQTVKELLDFLIYQSLVASCILLVGLFASGEWRTLSAEMNKFELGKASYTMTLLWIAVCWQIFSIGMVGLILKVSSLFANVISTLGLPIVPILAVFIFKEKMSGVKAVAMLLAIWGFMSYIYQHYLDDLVSKSGKKDVDSKEISLIQN; encoded by the exons ATGGAGGATGCAGCTCAAGAAAAGCAGACACATGTCACGA TTCAGGGAGCTCAACAATCAATATCTCCTGATAGTGTGGGAGAAGCCATTGGCAACCAACAGTCATCTGTTCCTCTGCTTCACCGTAACAAGAGATGGCTTCTAATGGCCTTATTTTCCGTTCTTGTACTCTTTGGCCAGTCAGCTGCTACGCTTCTGGGAAGATTGTATTATGAAAAGGGTGGAAATAGCAAATGGTTATCGGCATTTATACAAGGTGCTGGATTTCCAATCCTCTTGCCATTCCTGTATAATACAAAAGACAGAAAAAACAACTCAAGTGAACAAACGAAGACACCATCTCCTCTAGTCCTCGGATCAATATATATGGTCCTTGGCACTTTGCTAGCAGCCGTAGGGATGTTATTTTCAGTAGGCCTCTTATACCTTCCTGTATCCACTTTTTCGCTCATCAGCGCAACTCAGTTAGGCTTCAAtgctttgttttccttctttctcaATTCACAAAAGTTCACTCCTTTAATAGTCAACTCATTAGTACTTCTGACCACTTCCTCTGCCCTCCTTGTACTTCAAAATGATGACTCTTCAGGCTCCTCAAAATCCTCCAAAGGAAAGTATGCTATAGGATTCATATGCACCCTATTAGCTGCAGCACTTTTCTCTTCGATACTCTCTCTGTCACAACTTGCAATTAACAAGATTCTGAAAAGGCAAACAGTTAAGGAGCTTTTGGATTTCTTGATTTACCAATCGCTTGTAGCAAGTTGTATCCTGTTGGTCGGCCTTTTCGCTAGCGGAGAATGGAGGACCCTTTCTGCAGAGATGAACAAATTTGAACTAGGCAAGGCATCCTATACAATGACTTTGTTGTGGATAGCAGTGTGCTGGCAAATTTTCTCCATTGGAATGGTGGGATTGATTTTGAAGGTCTCTTCACTCTTTGCTAATGTCATCAGCACACTAGGGTTGCCGATTGTTCCAATTTTAGCCGTATTCATCTTCAAGGAAAAGATGAGTGGAGTAAAAGCAGTAGCAATGTTGCTTGCCATATGGGGATTCATGTCCTACATTTATCAGCATTATCTTGATGATTTGGTGTCCAAGTCCGGAAAAAAAGACGTCGATAGCAAAGAAATTTCCCTCATTCAGAACTGA